A portion of the Thalassoroseus pseudoceratinae genome contains these proteins:
- a CDS encoding MBL fold metallo-hydrolase: protein MIGWLMGPVAGYYLAHPYEPTVYITGDTVLTDMVETAIERLRPQVIVAPAGTANFGIGKDLMFSEAELIELAKLAQSEREQDEQPPKQAGLVPQRWHHRAVPLASNRISVVGLFFATSMIFIMNRRYTISARPPEVKQSFWIGNQNRPIDEVLV, encoded by the coding sequence ATGATCGGATGGCTGATGGGACCGGTTGCCGGCTACTATCTGGCTCACCCATATGAACCAACGGTCTACATCACCGGAGATACGGTGTTGACGGACATGGTCGAGACCGCCATCGAGAGACTCAGGCCACAGGTAATCGTCGCTCCTGCCGGGACCGCCAACTTCGGCATCGGCAAAGATTTGATGTTCAGCGAAGCCGAACTCATCGAGCTGGCGAAACTGGCACAATCCGAACGCGAGCAGGATGAGCAACCGCCCAAGCAAGCTGGGCTAGTTCCTCAGCGCTGGCATCATCGGGCAGTTCCACTGGCCTCGAATCGCATTTCTGTTGTCGGACTGTTTTTTGCCACCAGCATGATCTTTATCATGAATCGACGATATACGATCTCGGCAAGGCCGCCTGAGGTCAAACAGTCTTTTTGGATCGGAAATCAGAATCGTCCAATCGATGAAGTACTTGTGTGA
- a CDS encoding efflux RND transporter permease subunit produces the protein MRDLPEFAVRRPTITITLVMLLVVWGGVSFLTMPRREDPEFTLKIAVVTTRWQGASAEQIEKLVTDPLEDAIGRLEEVRLIRSTSSSEQSVIFVELEDSVPGARVDDAWDRVRARIRNVPMPDEKISPFLFDEFSDTSVLLYAVHQQPLEGNSAVAPKYAYSPRQLDLYSERIRDSLRLLPGVSQVGRFGVQEEAVYIETDEGNWSTLELTTARIETLAQSQNIVAPGGRMDSDDGRFFVKPSGDVSAVEAFDSLVVGVVPTGDEPGDSGVNQVQLKNMGLNVRRGYIDPPQRICRYGTPEFETPAIILAISMKSGANIIDICDRSKQSVAELQSTGVLPPDLAVSIISDQSDSVKQRIREVGVNIVQAILVVVVLVYLVVGFRTAAVMAANIPFVVISSLAIVTLFDVQLEQMSLASMIISLGLLVDNAVQVCDQSRTNQIAGMSPRDASVAGAKMLGPSMLSGTATTVAAFVPMLIAMDGANREFIYSLPITLSVMLAVSWILAMTFCVILAAWFIRPPQDPTRPTAPLAWLMNKLGTVLRRLRRKNDASASLHAETQHGSFYLFYTAIVGWALRHRIVTIGASIGMMALATQLPVSSEFFPLTERDQFAIEIYLPESASIEQTNKVARNVEEMIRALSPHVDAEGKSHERLFNMRTIVGGGGSRWYLAWEPETLKPNYAEILIHTTNGKFTHDFAEQLRVVAREGDESLGLSPIAGARVVPVELALGPPADPVVFRVMGNGLADADELRRIANRVRQLVDAEPDTWDVNDSWGVAGQQLFVNVDSNRASLSGIRNAEVASTLDAYYSGKRLTMYREGDRQIPVYFRLNPQSRQSLAAIKDAHIETRVGKVSLAAIASVNPQWRLESIDRRNGNRTIEVRSRINYGASGNDITMRVFNSEAMQELKTELPPGFRIEIGGALEESMKAQGKMFRSFGMSFIAIILLLIFQFNSLARTAIIIVTLPLALVGALFGLWVTGNAFGFMPQLGVLALFGIVLNSAILFVEFADIVIQQKTSKTNQPLTRAEYHSAIVDAARQRLMPIFLTTATTVGGLIPLALAGGPLWQGLAWLLIFGLTFATILTLIVIPVLYSFLSPTAVSAST, from the coding sequence ATGAGGGATCTGCCCGAATTCGCCGTGCGTCGCCCGACGATCACGATCACGTTGGTAATGCTGCTGGTCGTTTGGGGCGGCGTCAGCTTCTTGACGATGCCGCGTCGCGAAGACCCTGAATTCACGCTCAAGATCGCCGTCGTCACCACTCGTTGGCAAGGTGCATCGGCGGAGCAGATTGAAAAGCTGGTCACCGATCCTCTGGAAGATGCGATCGGGCGACTGGAAGAAGTTCGGTTGATTCGATCGACGTCTAGTAGCGAACAGTCCGTCATCTTTGTCGAACTCGAAGACAGTGTGCCGGGGGCGAGGGTCGATGACGCGTGGGATCGTGTCAGGGCACGCATTCGCAACGTGCCGATGCCTGACGAAAAGATTTCTCCCTTTTTGTTTGATGAGTTTTCGGACACCAGCGTGCTGTTATATGCCGTCCATCAACAGCCGCTCGAAGGAAACTCGGCTGTTGCCCCAAAGTACGCCTACTCACCGCGACAACTTGACCTGTACTCAGAACGTATTCGAGATTCGTTGCGACTACTCCCAGGGGTTTCACAAGTCGGCCGGTTCGGAGTCCAGGAAGAAGCGGTCTACATCGAAACGGACGAAGGGAACTGGTCAACACTCGAATTGACGACGGCTCGAATCGAGACCCTGGCCCAGTCTCAGAACATCGTCGCGCCGGGCGGCAGGATGGACAGTGACGATGGACGTTTCTTCGTCAAACCCAGTGGTGACGTCAGCGCGGTCGAAGCGTTTGACTCGTTGGTCGTTGGCGTCGTGCCGACCGGGGATGAACCCGGCGATTCAGGTGTCAATCAGGTTCAACTGAAAAATATGGGGTTGAACGTCCGACGCGGCTATATCGATCCGCCCCAGCGCATATGCCGTTATGGTACGCCCGAGTTCGAGACGCCCGCCATCATCCTGGCGATTTCGATGAAGTCCGGCGCCAACATCATCGACATCTGCGACCGCTCCAAACAGAGCGTCGCGGAATTGCAAAGCACGGGCGTGCTGCCGCCCGACCTGGCCGTGTCCATCATTTCCGATCAGTCGGATAGCGTGAAGCAGCGAATTCGCGAGGTTGGCGTGAACATTGTTCAAGCCATTCTGGTCGTCGTCGTGCTGGTGTACCTCGTCGTCGGATTCCGCACGGCTGCCGTCATGGCGGCCAACATCCCGTTTGTCGTCATTTCATCACTGGCGATCGTCACGCTCTTTGATGTGCAACTGGAACAAATGTCGTTGGCTTCGATGATCATTTCACTAGGGTTGCTGGTCGACAACGCCGTCCAAGTCTGCGATCAGAGTCGAACCAACCAGATTGCCGGCATGAGCCCGCGCGATGCATCGGTCGCTGGTGCAAAAATGCTCGGCCCTTCGATGCTGAGTGGCACCGCGACGACAGTGGCCGCGTTCGTCCCGATGTTGATTGCGATGGACGGTGCGAATCGCGAATTTATCTACAGTCTGCCGATCACGCTGTCCGTCATGCTGGCGGTCAGTTGGATACTGGCGATGACGTTCTGTGTCATCCTCGCCGCATGGTTCATCCGGCCGCCACAAGACCCAACTCGGCCGACCGCGCCGCTGGCATGGCTCATGAATAAGCTAGGAACAGTATTGCGGAGGCTGCGCAGGAAGAACGATGCATCCGCATCATTACATGCCGAAACACAGCACGGCAGCTTCTATCTCTTCTACACGGCTATTGTCGGTTGGGCACTGCGTCATCGGATTGTCACGATCGGCGCGTCAATCGGAATGATGGCATTGGCGACGCAACTTCCGGTTTCCAGCGAGTTCTTTCCACTTACGGAGCGCGACCAATTCGCCATTGAAATTTATCTGCCTGAGTCGGCTTCGATTGAACAAACCAACAAGGTCGCGCGGAACGTCGAAGAGATGATTCGCGCACTCAGTCCTCATGTCGATGCCGAGGGAAAGTCGCATGAGCGATTATTCAATATGCGGACCATCGTCGGAGGCGGAGGCTCGCGGTGGTACCTCGCTTGGGAACCGGAGACCCTGAAGCCGAACTACGCCGAGATCCTGATCCACACGACCAATGGAAAATTCACCCACGACTTCGCCGAGCAACTACGGGTCGTTGCCAGAGAGGGAGACGAATCGTTAGGGCTGTCACCGATCGCTGGCGCTCGAGTGGTTCCCGTTGAACTGGCACTCGGACCGCCTGCCGATCCGGTCGTTTTTCGCGTGATGGGTAACGGCCTCGCGGATGCAGACGAACTTCGCCGCATCGCAAACCGCGTTCGGCAACTCGTGGATGCTGAACCTGATACGTGGGATGTAAATGATTCGTGGGGTGTGGCCGGCCAGCAATTGTTTGTCAATGTGGATTCCAATCGAGCGAGCCTTTCGGGGATTCGCAATGCAGAAGTCGCTTCAACGCTGGACGCCTACTACTCTGGAAAACGGCTGACGATGTATCGCGAAGGCGACCGGCAGATCCCTGTCTACTTTCGACTGAATCCCCAGAGTCGCCAATCGTTGGCCGCCATCAAAGATGCTCATATCGAAACACGCGTTGGCAAGGTTTCACTCGCGGCGATCGCGAGCGTCAATCCGCAATGGAGATTGGAGTCAATCGATCGCCGTAATGGGAATCGAACCATCGAAGTCAGGTCGCGAATCAATTATGGTGCGTCTGGTAACGACATCACCATGCGAGTCTTCAATTCGGAAGCGATGCAAGAGCTGAAGACTGAATTGCCTCCTGGATTTCGTATTGAGATCGGTGGAGCGTTGGAAGAGTCGATGAAGGCTCAAGGGAAGATGTTTCGATCGTTCGGCATGTCATTCATCGCGATCATCCTGTTGTTGATTTTCCAATTCAACAGTCTCGCCCGCACAGCGATCATCATCGTGACGTTACCGCTTGCTCTGGTGGGCGCGCTATTCGGACTATGGGTGACGGGAAACGCATTCGGGTTCATGCCTCAGCTTGGTGTGCTAGCGCTGTTTGGGATCGTACTGAACTCGGCCATTTTGTTTGTCGAGTTCGCCGACATCGTGATCCAGCAAAAAACGTCGAAGACGAACCAGCCTTTGACGCGAGCGGAATATCACTCTGCCATCGTCGATGCTGCTCGACAACGACTGATGCCGATCTTCTTGACGACTGCGACCACGGTCGGTGGTCTTATCCCGCTCGCCCTTGCTGGCGGACCGTTGTGGCAGGGCCTGGCCTGGTTGCTGATCTTCGGTCTGACATTCGCCACCATTCTGACGCTTATCGTCATTCCCGTCCTCTATTCCTTCCTGTCGCCGACAGCAGTTTCGGCAAGCACATAA
- a CDS encoding efflux RND transporter periplasmic adaptor subunit → MIATLRQTSPTTGRFITGTVVPWKSEQIGFEVAGRVTEVIEPNESVTPQIDGESVRQTPDPTPLARLDDERLKIAVQSALASVEVAKLNRDANLVSIEQQLPSQIEVAKAEADLADIELSRAVRLSKRDAISRSELDAAKTNASTTKSRLTGTHAELAQAKARQLALEAQVLQAQQQLSEAQRNLRNAVLFSPFPGMISQIHAVPGTYVKEGDPVVTVQMMDPMTIEFEVTAHDSRRYRRGDLLPVQVTDGSGTSRQLTGMVYRVDTMADPAARTFTVTMHVRNEIDDSALPLPDEDELLAWTDQITPLNIGPMITGDRRQLVIRESVHTVGGETFVWKVTNRRWGSPSPPSDRLLSVTKVPVKITSDVIPYLGRWKFVAIEFTDPDVEVDFEHDLITGSLYFKPNESKPQGDAAIASPSLQTWTGSHVMLDGQRWLLRAGDVAQISLNPAPQADGYYVPMKAVRQEQGQTFIHVIDTAESQPIARRVLVDVAQEESVLGETVLLRIKPAASNKLHDGMRIVVEGTHYLADGDRVMISPLAGVDQ, encoded by the coding sequence GTGATTGCGACGTTGCGGCAGACATCACCGACCACCGGGCGATTCATCACCGGGACCGTGGTCCCATGGAAATCTGAGCAGATTGGGTTCGAGGTCGCCGGTCGCGTCACCGAAGTCATTGAGCCGAACGAATCGGTGACGCCTCAAATTGATGGTGAGTCCGTTCGACAGACGCCCGATCCAACCCCGCTGGCTCGTCTGGACGATGAGAGACTCAAAATTGCCGTCCAGTCGGCTCTGGCCAGCGTGGAAGTCGCGAAGCTAAATCGTGATGCCAACCTGGTATCGATCGAGCAGCAACTGCCTTCCCAGATCGAAGTCGCTAAAGCCGAAGCTGACCTCGCCGACATTGAGCTGTCCCGCGCGGTAAGGCTTTCCAAGCGAGACGCCATCTCACGCTCGGAACTGGACGCCGCTAAGACCAACGCTTCGACGACAAAGTCTCGCTTGACCGGCACCCACGCCGAATTGGCTCAGGCGAAAGCTCGCCAGTTGGCACTCGAAGCACAAGTTCTGCAGGCCCAGCAGCAACTCTCCGAAGCTCAGCGTAATCTCCGCAACGCAGTTCTGTTCAGTCCATTTCCCGGAATGATTTCACAGATTCACGCCGTGCCCGGCACGTATGTGAAAGAAGGCGATCCCGTAGTGACCGTGCAGATGATGGATCCGATGACCATCGAATTTGAAGTCACTGCTCATGATTCTCGCCGCTACCGTCGCGGCGACTTGTTGCCCGTTCAGGTTACCGATGGCAGTGGAACATCCCGGCAACTTACCGGAATGGTTTACCGGGTCGATACCATGGCTGACCCAGCGGCACGCACTTTTACCGTGACCATGCATGTGCGAAACGAGATCGACGACTCCGCGCTCCCGCTGCCAGATGAAGACGAACTGCTGGCATGGACAGACCAGATCACACCATTGAACATCGGCCCGATGATCACGGGCGACCGACGCCAGCTGGTGATTCGCGAATCGGTTCATACGGTCGGCGGCGAGACGTTTGTTTGGAAAGTCACCAATCGTCGATGGGGGAGTCCGTCGCCGCCGAGTGATCGTCTGCTTTCGGTCACTAAAGTCCCGGTAAAGATCACCAGCGATGTGATTCCTTATCTCGGGCGGTGGAAGTTCGTCGCGATCGAGTTCACCGATCCAGATGTCGAGGTGGATTTCGAGCACGATCTGATCACCGGAAGCCTATACTTCAAACCGAATGAGTCCAAGCCGCAGGGCGACGCGGCAATCGCATCCCCGAGTCTGCAAACTTGGACTGGTTCACACGTCATGCTTGACGGACAACGCTGGTTGTTGCGAGCAGGCGATGTCGCGCAAATTTCGTTGAATCCAGCTCCACAGGCCGATGGCTATTATGTCCCGATGAAGGCTGTCCGTCAGGAGCAAGGTCAGACCTTCATTCATGTGATCGATACTGCAGAAAGCCAACCGATCGCGCGTCGGGTTTTGGTCGATGTCGCTCAAGAAGAATCAGTCCTTGGCGAAACAGTGTTGCTTCGGATCAAGCCGGCTGCATCCAACAAGTTGCATGATGGTATGCGAATCGTTGTCGAAGGCACTCATTACCTCGCCGACGGAGACCGCGTGATGATTTCGCCGCTGGCGGGAGTCGACCAATGA
- a CDS encoding TetR/AcrR family transcriptional regulator — translation MIAKPHNETHAKTTKLDVGRCITCELREAVSIIVKSKPRGILYLMKDKSKPQSVLSQNEPRTRLTDRKRASIVKAAVEAFQRYGYHAASMNGIAEAASVSKRTLYNHFDSKEALFDAILDELKFRVEQLPACEFDESRDLVEQLTELAHSEIDFLTSEEVQAFARAGLSRVLGEPDAGQQVDQRFFLQRVTTWMKKAQASGCLLEADAEFAALQFVGLLRTFAFWPTIVHGEPRPSRRKQNQIVARTVEMFLSRYEACSD, via the coding sequence ATGATTGCCAAGCCACACAATGAGACACACGCTAAGACGACGAAGTTAGACGTGGGGAGATGCATCACTTGCGAACTGAGAGAGGCAGTATCAATAATTGTAAAAAGTAAACCGCGTGGTATACTTTACCTTATGAAAGACAAAAGTAAACCCCAGAGTGTACTTTCGCAAAACGAGCCGCGAACGCGTTTGACGGATCGTAAGCGAGCTTCGATCGTGAAGGCTGCAGTCGAGGCATTTCAGCGGTACGGCTACCATGCTGCCAGCATGAATGGCATTGCCGAAGCCGCGTCGGTCAGCAAGCGAACGCTGTACAACCATTTCGATAGCAAGGAAGCGTTGTTTGACGCGATTCTTGATGAGCTAAAATTCCGCGTTGAGCAGCTTCCGGCGTGTGAATTCGACGAATCGCGTGATTTAGTCGAGCAGTTGACGGAATTGGCTCACTCGGAGATCGATTTCTTGACGTCTGAAGAGGTGCAAGCGTTTGCTCGTGCTGGGTTATCTCGAGTTTTGGGCGAACCGGATGCAGGCCAACAGGTCGATCAACGCTTTTTTCTTCAGCGTGTGACGACCTGGATGAAAAAAGCACAGGCATCCGGCTGTCTTCTCGAAGCCGACGCAGAGTTTGCGGCGTTGCAATTCGTCGGCTTGCTGCGCACATTCGCTTTCTGGCCGACGATTGTCCACGGCGAGCCCCGGCCTTCACGCCGCAAGCAAAATCAAATCGTTGCACGCACCGTTGAAATGTTTCTTAGTAGATACGAAGCGTGCTCTGACTGA
- the cls gene encoding cardiolipin synthase produces MWSNLFWPIIVVAMEIVLVGWATVHAVLNKRDTRAVIGWVGLVWFAPILGAVVYFCFGINRIQRKAESLDLNQSWESQVTLLPAEEIKRDRLIEEFPALVGQAKLVRNLTGHRVVPGNQVDPLIDGDQAYPEMLKAIGQAERSVSLLSYIFDDDRVGQEFAVELGKASARGVDVRVLVDDVGARYSRPTILNRLNHIEVKAMTFLPTRIPRLFKYANLRNHRKLLVVDGRIGFTGGTNIREGHQLSLSPEFPVQCLHFRIEGPVVNHLQQSFCRDWAFASGESLQGDTWFPALSRVGDVWCRGIPDGPDEDLDKMPLTLIGAISAAQKSLTVVTPYFLPNTAIFTALQAAALREVEVNILLPAKNNIALVQWATRPSLRYLLDRGCRIHLSPAPFDHTKVVIVDNVWTLIGSTNWDPRSLRLNFEFNVECYDQRLAQRIQGIVDAKIAKSHELLIEELDRDPFAMRIRDGLARLLSPYL; encoded by the coding sequence ATGTGGAGCAATCTGTTTTGGCCTATCATCGTTGTGGCGATGGAAATTGTGCTGGTCGGTTGGGCCACCGTTCACGCTGTCTTGAATAAGCGAGACACACGCGCCGTTATCGGCTGGGTCGGCTTAGTCTGGTTCGCTCCGATTCTCGGCGCGGTTGTTTACTTCTGTTTTGGCATCAACCGAATCCAGCGAAAAGCCGAGTCGCTGGACCTCAATCAATCTTGGGAATCGCAGGTTACCCTACTTCCAGCGGAGGAAATAAAACGTGATCGACTGATCGAGGAGTTTCCCGCGTTGGTGGGGCAGGCGAAACTCGTCCGCAACTTGACCGGTCATCGTGTGGTGCCGGGAAATCAAGTTGATCCGCTGATTGACGGCGATCAGGCCTACCCCGAGATGTTGAAAGCGATTGGTCAAGCCGAACGATCGGTCAGCCTTCTCAGTTACATTTTTGATGATGATCGAGTCGGCCAAGAATTCGCGGTCGAACTTGGAAAAGCGTCCGCACGTGGCGTTGACGTCCGAGTTCTCGTGGACGATGTGGGCGCGCGCTACAGTCGGCCAACGATTCTGAATCGACTGAATCACATCGAGGTCAAGGCGATGACTTTCTTGCCAACTCGCATTCCTCGATTGTTCAAGTACGCCAACTTGCGGAACCACCGTAAGCTTCTGGTTGTTGATGGTCGGATTGGATTCACGGGTGGAACCAACATTCGAGAAGGGCATCAACTTTCGCTCTCGCCGGAATTTCCCGTCCAATGTCTTCATTTTCGAATTGAAGGCCCCGTGGTAAATCACCTTCAACAATCCTTTTGCCGAGATTGGGCTTTTGCGAGTGGGGAATCCCTGCAAGGGGACACTTGGTTTCCGGCCCTGTCGAGAGTAGGTGATGTTTGGTGTCGCGGCATTCCCGATGGTCCTGACGAAGACCTCGACAAGATGCCGTTGACGCTCATTGGAGCGATCTCAGCTGCTCAAAAATCTCTGACAGTCGTCACCCCGTACTTCCTACCGAACACAGCGATCTTTACCGCTCTTCAGGCGGCCGCGCTTCGAGAGGTGGAGGTCAACATTTTGCTTCCTGCCAAGAATAACATCGCACTCGTTCAATGGGCCACGCGGCCCTCGCTACGGTATCTGCTGGATCGAGGGTGTCGCATTCACTTGTCCCCTGCTCCATTTGATCACACAAAGGTCGTCATCGTGGACAATGTTTGGACTCTCATCGGTTCGACCAACTGGGATCCACGCAGTCTACGATTGAACTTCGAGTTCAACGTTGAGTGCTACGATCAACGCTTAGCTCAACGTATCCAGGGGATTGTCGACGCGAAAATCGCGAAATCTCACGAGTTACTGATTGAGGAACTCGACCGGGATCCGTTCGCGATGCGTATTCGAGACGGCCTGGCGAGGTTGCTTTCCCCGTACCTGTGA
- a CDS encoding 3-oxoacyl-[acyl-carrier-protein] synthase III C-terminal domain-containing protein translates to MVPEVASHRSVQSDRPNLDSHEPRTTGGSKVITAIGQVLILSPEQLVPSQSILKRYGNMSSPTIAFILSELQRNGASGPCVPLAFGPGLTVEAALLTR, encoded by the coding sequence ATGGTGCCGGAAGTTGCCTCTCATCGAAGCGTCCAGAGTGATCGCCCCAATCTGGATTCACATGAGCCGAGAACCACTGGGGGATCGAAAGTCATCACAGCGATCGGTCAGGTGTTGATTTTGTCGCCCGAGCAACTTGTTCCATCACAATCGATCCTCAAACGATACGGCAACATGTCCTCGCCGACCATCGCATTCATTCTGAGTGAATTGCAAAGAAATGGGGCCAGCGGTCCCTGCGTACCCCTCGCCTTCGGCCCCGGTTTAACGGTTGAAGCTGCGTTGCTCACACGTTGA
- a CDS encoding MerR family transcriptional regulator, protein MRQALSPKALAEAVGVSESSIRRWADGGQLAITRTSGGHRRIPLAEAVRFIRSSKVSIVRPDRLGLPQLKENQNAGRHNDWSDRFLALLLDGRAQAVSGLVFAMYLDGLDVAEICDGPLHNALTHIGDLWPQNQRSVFLEHRATMLCVRALNQLRLSLPEPTTDCPSALGGAPQDDPYVLPSLMASLVLHEAGYAETNLGPNTPLDVLADAVEDEQPTLVWLAVTSPLRSRQLAREITHLEQATSQYGGRLVMGGQSVSTYEGATIQTCENMQQLRDIAQHLKRQRRAE, encoded by the coding sequence ATGAGACAAGCACTTTCTCCCAAAGCATTGGCCGAAGCCGTCGGGGTCAGCGAGTCGTCGATTCGCCGATGGGCCGACGGCGGGCAACTGGCCATCACGCGGACATCGGGGGGCCACCGTCGAATTCCGCTCGCGGAAGCGGTCCGATTCATTCGGAGTTCAAAAGTTTCGATCGTGCGGCCGGATCGTTTGGGCCTGCCCCAATTGAAAGAGAATCAAAACGCCGGTCGTCACAATGATTGGAGCGACCGTTTCCTCGCGTTGCTGTTGGACGGTCGAGCCCAGGCTGTCTCGGGATTGGTTTTCGCCATGTATCTGGATGGGCTCGATGTCGCGGAGATCTGCGACGGCCCGCTCCACAACGCATTGACTCATATCGGTGACTTGTGGCCGCAGAATCAGCGCAGCGTGTTTTTGGAACACCGCGCGACCATGCTCTGTGTCCGTGCATTGAACCAGCTTCGATTGTCGCTCCCCGAGCCGACAACTGATTGCCCGAGCGCGCTCGGCGGAGCACCGCAGGACGACCCGTACGTTTTGCCGTCGCTGATGGCATCGCTTGTGTTGCATGAAGCTGGCTACGCGGAAACGAATCTTGGACCGAATACTCCCCTCGACGTGTTGGCGGACGCTGTCGAAGATGAACAACCGACTCTCGTCTGGCTAGCGGTGACATCGCCACTCCGAAGCCGCCAACTCGCCCGCGAGATCACGCATTTGGAGCAAGCCACTTCTCAGTATGGCGGTCGACTCGTCATGGGGGGGCAGTCCGTTTCCACCTATGAGGGGGCGACGATCCAAACGTGTGAGAATATGCAACAGCTACGAGACATCGCCCAACATCTGAAACGGCAACGTCGAGCCGAGTGA
- a CDS encoding SDR family oxidoreductase translates to MSLNSSGDSHPNRVLLTGATGYVGGRLLPLLENAGVTVRCLARRPEELESRVSGTTEVVTGNVLERDSLTSAFEGVHTAYYLVHSMGSRDDFEELDRQAARNFAAAATQAGVQRIIYLGALGTPDPNLSKHLRSRQEVGDLLRQSTAQVIEFRASIVIGSGSLSFELIRSLTERLPVMICPRWVRTLAQPIAIEDLLKYLLEAMDLEGNSSRIYEVGGPEVVSYAGIIQEYARQRGLRRVMIPVPVLTPGLSSRWLGLVTPLYSRIGRKLIEGLRNPTLVSSNLAEKTFSVRPIGLSKSIERALKNEDQRIAETRWSDALSSGGSAPKWGGVRFGSRLLDSRTRPVSVPPSQAFAPIQRIGGTTGWYYGTWLWKIRGWLDLLVGGIGLRRGRRDPKDLRVGDTLDFWRVEAYEPNHRLRLRAEMKVPGRAWLEFEVSGDDDGSHIRQTATFDPIGLFGIVYWYSVWPLHQFVFAGMLRNIAHAAEGLGATPMKSQEPQSAIVS, encoded by the coding sequence ATGAGTTTGAACAGCTCAGGCGACAGTCATCCCAATCGAGTCTTGTTGACTGGCGCGACCGGCTACGTCGGTGGCCGACTGCTGCCGCTGCTTGAAAACGCGGGAGTGACGGTTCGTTGTCTAGCACGTCGCCCTGAAGAACTGGAAAGCCGTGTCTCTGGGACGACCGAGGTGGTCACGGGAAACGTCTTGGAGCGTGACTCATTAACGAGCGCGTTCGAAGGGGTACATACGGCTTATTACCTCGTGCACTCGATGGGGAGTCGAGACGACTTCGAGGAACTCGATCGGCAGGCTGCTCGCAACTTTGCAGCCGCTGCGACACAGGCTGGCGTGCAGCGTATTATCTATCTTGGCGCCCTGGGGACGCCGGATCCGAATCTCTCGAAGCACTTGCGGAGTCGGCAGGAAGTCGGTGACTTGCTGCGACAGTCAACGGCCCAGGTCATCGAGTTCCGCGCGTCGATTGTGATCGGATCGGGCAGTCTTTCATTCGAGTTAATCCGTTCGTTGACGGAGCGTCTACCGGTTATGATTTGCCCCCGTTGGGTTCGGACACTAGCACAACCGATTGCCATCGAAGATTTGCTCAAGTATCTGCTTGAAGCAATGGACCTCGAAGGCAACTCGTCCAGGATCTATGAAGTTGGCGGCCCGGAAGTGGTTTCGTATGCCGGCATCATTCAAGAATATGCTCGGCAACGCGGACTACGACGCGTGATGATTCCAGTGCCTGTTCTCACTCCAGGTCTATCGAGCCGGTGGCTGGGACTTGTCACACCGTTATACTCGCGGATCGGTCGCAAATTGATTGAAGGGCTGCGGAATCCCACGCTGGTTTCCAGCAATCTTGCAGAGAAAACGTTCTCGGTCCGTCCGATTGGTTTATCGAAATCGATTGAGCGAGCGTTGAAGAACGAAGACCAGCGAATTGCTGAAACTCGGTGGTCTGACGCGTTGTCATCCGGTGGAAGTGCACCAAAGTGGGGTGGCGTACGATTTGGCTCGCGACTACTCGACTCCCGTACTCGCCCAGTCAGCGTGCCACCGAGTCAAGCATTTGCCCCCATCCAACGCATCGGTGGAACAACCGGCTGGTACTACGGGACGTGGCTTTGGAAAATCCGCGGCTGGCTCGACTTACTCGTAGGCGGCATCGGATTGCGACGCGGACGCCGCGACCCAAAAGACCTTCGCGTGGGAGATACACTCGACTTTTGGCGAGTCGAAGCGTACGAGCCGAATCACCGGCTACGACTACGGGCCGAAATGAAAGTTCCTGGCCGGGCGTGGCTCGAATTCGAAGTCAGTGGTGATGACGACGGCAGCCATATTCGACAGACTGCAACCTTTGATCCCATCGGCCTGTTCGGAATTGTGTACTGGTATTCGGTTTGGCCGCTTCATCAGTTCGTCTTCGCGGGCATGCTCCGAAACATCGCACACGCCGCAGAAGGCTTGGGGGCGACCCCTATGAAAT